In Paenibacillus sonchi, a single genomic region encodes these proteins:
- a CDS encoding acyltransferase domain-containing protein, whose protein sequence is MSAKSRSALEQHSSNLAAYIRNHPEVPLADLAYTLQVGRTDFGHRRFVVANHTGELPEMLQPLGNEKGKPSRKVFTSTVEQENKPIVFMFPGLGNQYVDMGLGLYRTEPLFKQELDRCFDLLDSHLDFSMKAILFPQEARDEAVHKINRIDINQMVVFIFEYALGKYLIELGIMPKYMIGYSFGEFAAACLAGVFVLEDAIRVIIRRGQMIKGTEEGAMLSVPMTEEELRPLLPPDVSLSIVNGPSCVVGGTRPAVEQFEEQLKSLRQICIRLDTSYALHSAVMEPVREAFAEEMKQIRLYPPQIPFISNLSGNWITDEEATDPGYWGQQLTDSIRFADGLQEILKEEALTFLEVGPDRNLSALLRYFVHRDSSHTILNLIRNPQENVEDQTYLYTRLGQLWGRDTALNG, encoded by the coding sequence ATTTCGGCAAAAAGCAGAAGCGCATTGGAGCAGCACAGCAGCAATCTGGCGGCCTATATCAGGAACCACCCCGAGGTGCCCTTGGCGGATTTGGCCTACACCCTGCAGGTCGGGAGAACGGATTTCGGGCACAGACGGTTTGTCGTGGCGAACCATACGGGCGAACTTCCGGAAATGCTACAGCCGCTTGGCAATGAGAAAGGAAAGCCTTCACGGAAAGTATTCACGAGTACCGTCGAACAGGAAAACAAGCCGATCGTATTCATGTTTCCGGGGCTGGGCAATCAGTACGTGGATATGGGACTGGGGCTGTATCGTACGGAGCCTCTTTTTAAGCAAGAACTCGATAGATGTTTTGACCTGCTGGACAGCCACTTGGATTTCTCTATGAAAGCAATCCTTTTCCCGCAGGAAGCACGGGATGAAGCTGTTCACAAGATCAACCGGATTGATATCAATCAAATGGTGGTCTTTATCTTTGAGTACGCCCTTGGCAAATATCTTATAGAGCTAGGGATCATGCCGAAATATATGATTGGCTACAGCTTTGGAGAATTCGCCGCCGCTTGTCTGGCAGGCGTTTTTGTGCTGGAAGACGCCATCCGCGTGATTATCCGGCGGGGACAGATGATTAAGGGGACGGAGGAAGGCGCTATGCTCAGCGTTCCGATGACGGAGGAAGAGCTGCGGCCCCTGCTCCCGCCGGACGTCTCCTTAAGCATTGTGAACGGCCCTTCTTGCGTGGTTGGCGGAACCCGGCCGGCGGTTGAACAGTTTGAGGAGCAACTGAAATCCTTGCGGCAAATCTGCATCCGCCTGGACACGTCTTATGCCCTTCATTCTGCGGTGATGGAACCGGTCAGGGAGGCATTTGCGGAAGAAATGAAGCAAATCCGTTTGTATCCGCCGCAAATTCCGTTTATTTCGAACCTCAGCGGGAACTGGATTACCGATGAGGAAGCAACCGATCCGGGGTATTGGGGCCAGCAGTTAACCGATTCGATCCGTTTTGCAGATGGCTTGCAGGAAATCTTGAAGGAAGAAGCGCTGACCTTTCTCGAAGTAGGCCCGGACCGGAATTTGAGTGCGCTCTTGAGATACTTTGTACACCGTGATTCGTCGCATACGATCCTTAACCTCATCCGAAATCCGCAGGAAAACGTGGAGGATCAGACCTATCTGTACACCCGGTTAGGCCAGTTATGGGGGCGGGACACAGCATTGAATGGATGA
- a CDS encoding KR domain-containing protein — protein sequence MIGWIIAEHLAINYRASIAIIQRSFPVRQEWDNWLADHPEDDPGSRTIREMIQAEKLGANIAVYPADVSDYGQMADAIGAIECELGAINGVIHCAANMGAEFFNPVTRLDEALCRTIFQPKIDGLLVLDKLLDDKDLDFCLLMSSTAAVLGGYGFAAYSAASVFMDTYTKTRNKHRQAKWKTVDWEAWRREAKAEAGYTSSIGDLAMSPEEGIEALKRVLSAERYHHIVHSPGTLDKRLAEWVQLQGISEGKPVQPRDGQKKRQRPAAMVEYEKPSNHLEKQIAGIWEEFLGIRDISIHDNFFELGATSLTLIRIKSIVEETLSLQIPIVDLFANPTIAALAKRIGQIENGGHDGQEDARLSGLESGRSGLTRQLQFRKSAGTDSGAYN from the coding sequence ATGATCGGGTGGATTATCGCTGAGCATCTGGCCATAAACTATCGCGCCTCCATCGCTATTATTCAGCGCTCGTTCCCGGTGAGACAGGAATGGGACAATTGGCTGGCGGATCACCCTGAGGATGATCCCGGAAGCCGGACCATCCGGGAAATGATCCAGGCCGAGAAGCTCGGTGCGAACATCGCCGTCTATCCAGCCGATGTGAGTGACTACGGGCAGATGGCGGACGCCATTGGGGCTATCGAATGCGAACTCGGAGCCATTAACGGTGTAATTCATTGTGCCGCAAACATGGGGGCAGAGTTTTTTAACCCGGTTACCCGGTTGGATGAAGCGCTTTGCCGGACCATCTTCCAGCCGAAGATTGACGGTTTGCTGGTTCTGGATAAGCTGCTGGACGATAAAGACCTTGATTTTTGTCTGCTTATGTCCTCAACAGCGGCGGTTCTGGGGGGCTATGGGTTTGCCGCCTATTCGGCAGCGAGTGTATTTATGGATACGTACACGAAGACAAGGAATAAGCACCGGCAGGCCAAATGGAAAACCGTCGATTGGGAGGCATGGAGACGGGAGGCGAAGGCAGAGGCAGGATATACATCCTCGATTGGGGACTTGGCGATGAGTCCGGAGGAAGGAATCGAGGCCCTGAAACGGGTGCTGTCGGCAGAAAGGTACCACCATATTGTTCACTCCCCGGGCACTTTGGACAAGCGGCTGGCTGAGTGGGTGCAGCTCCAAGGGATTTCAGAAGGCAAGCCTGTGCAGCCACGGGATGGCCAAAAGAAACGGCAGCGTCCTGCAGCCATGGTTGAATACGAAAAACCTTCCAATCATCTGGAGAAGCAAATCGCCGGGATTTGGGAGGAGTTTTTGGGAATCAGGGACATCAGCATCCATGATAACTTTTTTGAGCTGGGAGCTACGTCCTTGACGCTGATACGGATCAAATCGATTGTGGAAGAGACGCTCAGCCTTCAAATTCCTATCGTTGATTTATTTGCCAACCCGACCATCGCAGCGCTGGCCAAGCGGATTGGGCAGATTGAGAACGGCGGGCATGACGGGCAGGAAGATGCAAGGCTGAGCGGGCTGGAAAGCGGCAGGTCCGGATTAACGAGACAATTGCAGTTCAGAAAATCCGCAGGGACCGATTCTGGTGCATACAACTAA
- a CDS encoding KR prefix domain-containing protein → MGAGHSIEWMKLYAYERRNRLSLPAYPFERESYGMEGNPFDMLEGQQKGKHSLLPKQPHMEDWFYLPLWQQKALPLAAGLLGGQLCLLFANHDLISRELLQALRSSGQRVITVYRGHEFSMHDDSEYTVQPESPADYQQLFAVLQEKQVEADNLIHLWSLENRVSAPLDAAGFHESQKNGFYSVTYIVQCLHQFSRHKAVRIAVVTDEVFSVTGQETLHPENAPLIGLGLVVPQEMQHIRHLTVDIQSASVETGEEAKQLAGMLLEELGGEHRDRQVSYRGSKDGFQSISLSSWNRRSSSRICSGLTVCMS, encoded by the coding sequence ATGGGGGCGGGACACAGCATTGAATGGATGAAGCTGTACGCATATGAGCGAAGAAACAGGCTTTCCCTGCCGGCTTATCCTTTTGAACGGGAATCGTATGGAATGGAGGGCAACCCGTTTGACATGCTGGAGGGTCAACAGAAGGGAAAGCATTCGCTTTTGCCAAAACAGCCGCATATGGAAGACTGGTTTTATCTCCCGCTCTGGCAGCAGAAGGCGCTGCCGCTGGCAGCCGGGCTGCTGGGCGGGCAGCTCTGCCTTCTTTTTGCGAACCATGATTTGATCAGCAGGGAACTGCTGCAGGCGTTACGGAGCAGCGGGCAGCGCGTAATTACCGTGTATCGCGGTCATGAATTTAGTATGCACGATGACAGCGAATATACGGTTCAACCGGAATCGCCTGCGGATTACCAACAACTGTTTGCGGTCCTGCAAGAGAAACAGGTAGAGGCGGATAACCTGATTCATCTGTGGAGCCTGGAGAACCGGGTTTCCGCGCCTTTGGATGCCGCCGGCTTTCATGAAAGCCAAAAAAACGGGTTTTACAGTGTCACCTATATTGTCCAATGCCTCCATCAATTCAGCAGACACAAGGCGGTCCGGATTGCAGTTGTGACGGATGAAGTATTCTCTGTGACGGGGCAGGAAACGCTGCACCCGGAGAATGCCCCTTTGATTGGGCTGGGCCTGGTGGTTCCGCAGGAAATGCAGCATATCCGGCATCTGACCGTAGACATCCAGTCTGCTTCTGTAGAAACAGGGGAAGAGGCCAAGCAATTGGCCGGGATGCTGTTAGAGGAGCTGGGCGGCGAACATCGTGACCGGCAGGTTTCTTACCGGGGCTCCAAAGATGGGTTCCAATCTATCAGCCTATCAAGCTGGAACCGCAGATCGTCAAGCCGGATCTGTTCCGGACTAACGGTGTGTATGTCCTGA
- a CDS encoding type I polyketide synthase, whose amino-acid sequence MKENTRTGLEVAIIGMSGSFPGAKNLEQFFQNVKNGVDSISFFTDEQLEEAGVPAEVYTKENFVKAKGYLNECEYFDNSFFGYTPNEAQFMDPQTRLLHEHAWMALEDAGYPPGRTQDAIGVYAGGRPHFHWEALSLSMGSRNGAEDFEIAHLNDKDLMSTRVSYKLNLKGPSYTLFTACSTSLVAVHAACQGVISGECDMAVAGGVSVTSPLQNGYFHQDGMILSSDGRCRAFDAASDGTVVGNGIGLVILKRLEDALDDNDHIYAVIKGTAINNDGSRKVGYSAPSVDGQAEVIRTAHRVAGVDPKEIGYIEAHGTGTALGDPIEVKALTTAFQTKRKHFCGLGSVKTNIGHLDSAAGIAGLIKAVLALHNKCLLPTLHFANPNPHLMLEDSPFYLVDRMREWESGSGPRRAGVSSFGVGGTNAHIVLEEAPSGQSVKQAEAQEQLLVFSAKTKEALEQSIEAFVQDVLKNPGKDAADIAYTLQQGREHFSYRQYVSCQTLLAGCAALRVKADQALWVDPKKELKPVYFWFAGMEPEEAVQHYHTCLHHPYCREEMEELLLQASGIRGVKRDELLPGGSDVSIGQTPVFLFQLALAKWLLRVGVKPAALMGTGTGAYVAGCLAGVFTLEEALMLMEKRDRLLEEWRGSEGDLFLLEALQSEFYEAFDSVALSAPAIPLLSADAGSNTVLDVTLPDYWVNALGADDDGKSLPAKAEEADKHLVLDFGAAGEPSGPSGHICLVKSGPELLEAAGCIWANGYPLQWDELAKHQNRARVILPTYPFTRKRYWVDTQQIKQFQNIWKRQEPRTGKKNKEEWMYVPSWIRSEHMPEEREQQQGLIAVFATQEPFVARCIERLEQMGHTIARIEAGESFQQNNLSFEINPEITDDLTRLLDILARRGDGPVRIVHFWCMHPQSAAHEQLPEAEECNRLGYYTLLNIARAVGQLQLQQPVTIDIVANQVAEVTGNETVVPAKATLFGPLRVIPKEYENIACRLIDTDQYDHHILCRILSGPENNRRADWIALRNIYIWEPAFKQVRLTTPLNAVNKRLTSGGVYVITGGLGGIGLHVAKYLAEQYHAQVVLLNRSQFLPEAEWDKWYAIHGGDDPVSQKIAILRKIKAAASGFYLVQADITDAAQVRAVFGQILERYGAINGIIHAAGVPDGAVIQRRSREMCEAVFGTKIYGTQVLQKVIGELSRPVDFLLLFSSLSSLLAPPAQVAYSAANSFWMPLPRQTPRGGISPKPSTGIGGRTPG is encoded by the coding sequence ATGAAGGAAAACACGAGAACAGGTTTAGAAGTTGCCATTATTGGAATGTCGGGTTCTTTTCCGGGTGCCAAAAACCTTGAGCAGTTTTTCCAAAATGTAAAGAATGGTGTGGACAGTATTTCCTTCTTTACAGATGAACAATTGGAGGAGGCCGGAGTTCCCGCAGAGGTATACACCAAAGAGAACTTCGTCAAAGCAAAAGGTTATCTCAATGAGTGTGAGTACTTCGATAATTCCTTTTTTGGATATACACCGAATGAAGCGCAGTTTATGGACCCGCAGACCAGGCTGCTGCACGAGCATGCCTGGATGGCCCTGGAGGATGCCGGGTATCCGCCGGGCAGGACACAGGATGCCATCGGAGTTTATGCAGGCGGACGGCCCCATTTTCACTGGGAGGCATTATCCCTGTCCATGGGCTCCCGCAACGGGGCTGAGGATTTTGAGATTGCCCATCTGAATGACAAGGATTTAATGAGCACGAGGGTCTCCTACAAGCTGAATTTAAAAGGGCCCAGTTATACGCTGTTCACGGCCTGCTCCACCTCGCTCGTTGCGGTCCATGCGGCTTGCCAGGGGGTCATCAGCGGTGAATGCGATATGGCAGTAGCCGGCGGGGTGTCGGTTACAAGTCCATTGCAAAACGGATACTTCCATCAGGACGGGATGATTCTGTCGTCGGACGGCCGCTGCCGGGCATTCGACGCCGCATCGGACGGGACTGTGGTGGGCAATGGCATCGGCCTGGTGATATTGAAACGGCTGGAAGACGCCTTGGACGACAATGACCACATTTATGCGGTGATTAAAGGGACGGCAATTAATAATGACGGCAGCCGCAAAGTAGGCTACAGTGCGCCGAGTGTGGATGGACAGGCAGAGGTCATCCGGACGGCCCACCGCGTGGCCGGGGTAGATCCGAAGGAGATTGGTTATATAGAAGCACACGGAACGGGGACGGCCCTGGGTGATCCGATTGAAGTGAAGGCGTTAACCACAGCTTTCCAGACAAAACGTAAACATTTCTGCGGGTTAGGCTCAGTCAAAACCAACATTGGCCATCTTGACAGTGCGGCCGGAATAGCCGGGCTTATCAAAGCGGTGCTGGCTCTGCACAATAAATGCCTGCTGCCAACCCTGCATTTTGCGAATCCCAATCCGCACCTCATGCTTGAAGACAGCCCCTTTTACCTGGTGGACCGGATGAGGGAATGGGAGAGCGGTTCAGGGCCGCGCCGGGCAGGGGTAAGTTCATTTGGTGTCGGCGGAACCAATGCGCATATCGTTTTGGAGGAAGCTCCGTCAGGACAGAGCGTCAAGCAAGCGGAGGCACAGGAGCAGCTGCTGGTTTTTTCAGCCAAAACCAAGGAAGCGCTGGAGCAGTCAATTGAAGCGTTTGTACAGGATGTGCTGAAGAATCCGGGGAAAGATGCTGCGGATATTGCGTATACGCTGCAGCAGGGGCGTGAGCATTTTTCCTATCGTCAATATGTGTCCTGCCAGACACTGCTTGCCGGTTGTGCAGCATTAAGAGTGAAGGCAGATCAAGCCCTATGGGTTGATCCGAAAAAAGAATTGAAGCCTGTTTACTTTTGGTTTGCCGGGATGGAACCCGAAGAGGCGGTGCAGCATTACCACACCTGCTTGCATCATCCGTATTGCCGCGAAGAAATGGAAGAGCTCCTGCTTCAGGCGAGCGGGATACGAGGAGTTAAGCGTGATGAGCTTTTACCGGGTGGGAGCGATGTCTCTATTGGACAGACGCCGGTCTTTCTCTTTCAACTGGCCTTGGCCAAGTGGCTGCTGCGGGTAGGTGTGAAGCCGGCGGCTCTTATGGGGACCGGGACCGGGGCGTATGTGGCAGGCTGCTTAGCCGGCGTTTTTACCCTGGAAGAAGCGCTGATGCTCATGGAGAAAAGGGACCGGCTGCTGGAGGAATGGCGGGGCAGCGAAGGGGATCTGTTTTTGCTGGAGGCCCTTCAGTCCGAATTTTACGAGGCGTTTGATTCTGTTGCCTTGTCTGCGCCCGCGATTCCGCTGCTCTCTGCGGATGCCGGAAGCAATACTGTGCTTGATGTGACGCTCCCGGACTATTGGGTCAATGCATTAGGTGCAGATGATGACGGTAAAAGCTTGCCCGCAAAGGCGGAAGAAGCGGATAAGCACCTGGTTCTTGACTTCGGTGCAGCAGGTGAACCATCCGGTCCGTCCGGGCATATTTGCCTTGTCAAAAGCGGGCCGGAGCTCCTGGAGGCTGCCGGCTGCATATGGGCCAACGGCTATCCGCTCCAATGGGACGAGCTGGCAAAGCATCAAAACAGGGCCCGGGTGATCCTGCCGACCTATCCCTTTACCCGGAAAAGGTACTGGGTGGATACGCAGCAGATTAAGCAGTTCCAGAATATCTGGAAGCGTCAAGAACCCCGGACCGGCAAGAAAAACAAGGAAGAATGGATGTATGTCCCCTCATGGATACGTTCTGAACACATGCCGGAAGAAAGGGAGCAGCAGCAAGGTTTAATCGCAGTTTTTGCCACGCAGGAGCCCTTTGTAGCCCGGTGTATTGAGCGGCTTGAACAAATGGGCCATACCATTGCCCGGATTGAGGCTGGTGAATCCTTCCAGCAAAATAACTTGTCGTTTGAGATCAATCCTGAAATCACGGACGATCTAACCCGGTTACTGGATATCCTTGCCCGGCGGGGTGACGGGCCGGTCAGGATTGTGCATTTTTGGTGCATGCATCCGCAGTCTGCGGCCCACGAACAACTGCCGGAAGCGGAAGAGTGCAACCGCCTCGGGTACTATACTTTATTGAACATTGCCAGAGCGGTGGGCCAGCTTCAGCTTCAGCAGCCGGTAACCATCGACATCGTGGCTAACCAGGTGGCTGAAGTGACCGGCAACGAGACCGTCGTCCCGGCAAAGGCCACGTTGTTCGGACCGCTTCGTGTCATTCCCAAGGAGTACGAGAACATTGCCTGCAGGCTGATCGACACCGATCAATACGACCATCATATCCTTTGCCGCATCCTGTCCGGGCCGGAGAATAACCGCCGTGCCGATTGGATCGCGCTGCGGAATATCTATATATGGGAGCCCGCCTTCAAGCAGGTGCGCCTAACAACTCCGCTGAATGCAGTCAACAAGCGCTTAACATCCGGAGGGGTATACGTCATCACCGGAGGTCTTGGAGGCATCGGATTGCATGTCGCCAAGTATCTGGCAGAGCAGTATCATGCTCAAGTGGTTTTGCTCAACCGGTCGCAGTTCCTTCCCGAGGCCGAGTGGGACAAGTGGTATGCCATCCATGGCGGGGATGACCCGGTAAGCCAAAAAATTGCCATCCTGCGGAAAATCAAAGCAGCGGCAAGCGGCTTCTATCTGGTTCAGGCGGACATTACGGATGCCGCTCAGGTCAGAGCTGTTTTTGGGCAGATTCTTGAGCGCTATGGGGCCATCAACGGGATTATCCATGCTGCGGGTGTTCCGGACGGAGCGGTTATTCAGCGAAGAAGCAGGGAGATGTGCGAAGCGGTTTTTGGCACCAAAATTTATGGAACCCAGGTTTTGCAAAAGGTTATCGGAGAGCTGTCCCGCCCGGTCGACTTCCTGCTGCTCTTCTCTTCCTTAAGCTCGCTGCTTGCTC